In Brevibacillus brevis NBRC 100599, a single genomic region encodes these proteins:
- a CDS encoding discoidin domain-containing protein: MSVRITRTGTEVVLDHNELANKGKRTHAEIDSYLQELDDARENKPSLQDKFRELKDKDAEQDRQLDAVKGAVSTFQTGLNTLSSAVSAAEAKNQTQDLRLSQVEQKNAQQDQAILKLQSDVSSNPNAEVVAARRDRDGKTFPSLKARLDDMQGKIGSGGGGGNNGGASSSSFDLQTPINILLNTFRDAETHNRPAYRQNNMYVDVFSDSSGIDIEKSSSFAIKDGIVSPGLYDTNIIMSSPTEPAPYHVTSSSETSGYPGWMGINGNVTDSFYTDGAIPPAEGHWWQIDFFVPKIITKVAIRAIGISAGQYGLATFTLQGSQDNTNWTDLYVGSHANTGSELEHSFTNTSAYRYYRLAKLRSYRSANTIIYTGWHEIKFYEIIDAVTLVTKAVNVDRSPKKLITTAEYTDTVTFDLTLDGTTWVHNIDLNKLLDTSSLKGTNLQLRANIPATGSLKSLGFTWYDDSMLVEMPGKEGGGGDRSSTKPLVDVVAATNILRNAYRTLEGANQGASVRHNLYADTFVDTSGIDASKSESYQIGNGKFIKSAGAVYSWQTLGVQTASSVGDYNNKNTTYRPFKANGTTSNYSVEKIADDNAAVSPGGYSDYWLQSGTSADLFMKWVTPVEVSKIILWMNGNYGVDHNYCDHQIFVKNPSTGNWETVTPRINLASKTDKGVHGDGSWHYPVILDYLINEVKVTVWNKSTYMTITEIQILQASAKNPVMVSKPIPLAKAPTHLVLDAEYEGNISIDLSLDGGTTFTAGVPLNQLVDLSTFLPGNSLVIRANLSEKAVLNSIGCIWYDKDTLPTYTDTVGGSSGGNVPGNGNSMMQVEKYGVTASPASPSEVNITIPYTSDYKLPPIEVLKFTPGEQNCTEEIAAFSSNEATNFDHDNYMELDGTLRLKTDYSIELIEDVVLPSGNRVYSLSLDVNHFSRIEQIKVN, encoded by the coding sequence GAGCTGGATGATGCCAGAGAAAATAAACCGAGCTTACAGGATAAATTCCGTGAGCTAAAAGACAAAGACGCTGAACAGGATCGTCAGCTTGATGCCGTGAAAGGTGCTGTTTCTACCTTTCAAACGGGGCTGAATACGTTATCGTCAGCGGTCAGTGCGGCAGAAGCGAAAAATCAGACGCAAGATCTCCGTCTGTCACAAGTCGAACAAAAAAACGCACAGCAAGACCAAGCCATTTTAAAGCTGCAAAGCGATGTATCCTCTAACCCGAACGCCGAGGTGGTCGCTGCACGCCGGGATCGGGATGGGAAGACCTTTCCCAGTCTGAAAGCTCGGTTGGATGATATGCAGGGGAAGATTGGTTCTGGGGGGGGCGGGGGAAATAATGGGGGAGCCTCGAGCAGCTCCTTTGATTTACAGACTCCTATCAATATTTTGCTGAATACCTTCCGTGATGCGGAAACACATAACAGACCCGCCTATCGTCAAAACAACATGTATGTAGATGTATTTAGCGATTCCTCAGGAATTGATATCGAAAAGTCATCTTCTTTTGCGATTAAAGATGGTATTGTCTCACCCGGGCTTTACGATACAAACATCATCATGTCCAGTCCAACTGAACCTGCCCCTTATCACGTAACCTCGTCTAGTGAAACATCTGGTTACCCTGGATGGATGGGAATCAACGGAAATGTAACGGATTCCTTTTATACAGATGGAGCGATTCCTCCGGCAGAAGGTCATTGGTGGCAAATTGACTTTTTCGTCCCCAAAATTATTACTAAGGTCGCAATACGAGCTATTGGAATCTCAGCTGGACAGTACGGTCTTGCCACGTTTACTCTGCAAGGTTCACAAGACAATACGAATTGGACAGATTTATACGTAGGATCTCATGCAAACACAGGTTCAGAGTTAGAACACAGCTTTACGAATACCTCTGCATACCGCTATTACCGCCTGGCCAAGCTTCGGAGTTATCGCAGTGCAAACACGATAATTTATACCGGTTGGCACGAGATTAAATTCTATGAAATTATTGACGCTGTTACTCTCGTGACTAAGGCAGTTAATGTTGACCGCTCTCCAAAGAAGCTTATTACAACTGCGGAGTATACTGACACAGTCACCTTTGACCTGACCCTGGATGGAACAACTTGGGTACACAACATCGATTTAAACAAGCTACTCGATACCTCTTCACTAAAAGGTACAAACCTCCAATTACGAGCTAACATTCCAGCTACAGGCAGTTTAAAATCTTTAGGATTTACTTGGTATGACGATAGTATGCTTGTTGAGATGCCAGGTAAAGAAGGCGGAGGCGGGGATCGTAGCAGTACCAAACCGTTAGTAGACGTTGTTGCCGCTACGAATATTTTGCGTAATGCTTATCGCACTTTGGAAGGTGCGAATCAGGGAGCATCAGTTCGGCATAATTTGTATGCTGATACATTTGTAGATACGTCTGGAATTGATGCCTCAAAGTCCGAATCCTATCAAATTGGAAACGGAAAATTCATCAAATCAGCTGGCGCCGTTTATAGCTGGCAAACACTAGGTGTACAGACTGCTTCTTCTGTTGGAGATTACAACAATAAAAATACTACCTACCGACCATTCAAAGCAAATGGCACCACATCAAACTATTCTGTTGAAAAAATCGCAGATGATAATGCCGCTGTATCTCCAGGCGGATATTCTGATTACTGGCTTCAGAGTGGTACAAGTGCTGACTTATTCATGAAATGGGTAACACCCGTAGAAGTATCCAAAATTATTCTTTGGATGAACGGCAATTATGGAGTGGATCACAACTATTGCGATCATCAAATTTTCGTAAAAAATCCTTCAACAGGTAATTGGGAGACTGTTACCCCAAGGATTAATCTCGCTTCCAAGACAGATAAAGGAGTACATGGCGACGGTTCATGGCACTACCCCGTAATCCTGGATTATCTCATTAATGAGGTCAAAGTAACGGTATGGAATAAAAGCACCTACATGACTATTACTGAAATACAAATACTGCAAGCATCTGCTAAAAATCCTGTCATGGTTTCCAAGCCAATTCCATTGGCAAAAGCTCCGACCCATCTTGTGCTGGATGCAGAGTACGAGGGCAATATCAGCATTGATTTGTCACTCGATGGAGGAACCACGTTCACAGCTGGTGTTCCTTTGAATCAGCTAGTTGATTTAAGTACTTTCTTACCAGGTAATTCTCTTGTCATTCGAGCCAACCTTAGTGAAAAAGCAGTCCTCAACAGCATTGGCTGCATTTGGTATGACAAAGACACTCTCCCCACCTATACAGATACGGTAGGCGGTAGTTCAGGGGGTAACGTACCTGGCAACGGTAATTCAATGATGCAAGTAGAAAAGTATGGAGTTACCGCCTCACCTGCTTCTCCCTCCGAAGTAAATATCACCATCCCCTACACTTCTGACTATAAATTACCCCCTATTGAGGTTTTGAAATTTACTCCTGGTGAACAAAATTGCACTGAAGAAATTGCAGCCTTTTCTAGTAACGAGGCCACTAACTTTGACCATGACAATTATATGGAGCTGGATGGTACGCTACGGCTTAAAACTGACTACTCAATTGAATTGATAGAAGACGTAGTGCTTCCGTCTGGTAATAGAGTGTACTCATTATCCCTTGATGTGAATCATTTTTCTCGTATAGAGCAAATCAAGGTGAATTGA